One Rhododendron vialii isolate Sample 1 chromosome 2a, ASM3025357v1 genomic region harbors:
- the LOC131317125 gene encoding protein STRICTOSIDINE SYNTHASE-LIKE 12-like produces the protein MANLNIVFMFFCSLLLVVFVSGNSYPFFSKIQLPPGVTGPESAAFDAAGGGPYVSVTDGRVLKWDSKLNVFVEFAYTAPNRCDGTTDPNMGPICGRPLGLSFYYATGFLYIVDAYFGFLVVGPQGGLALQLATSAEGVPFKFTDGVDVDQQSGLVFFTHASETFNLWNATQPGFKPDSTGRLLKYDPVTKQVIVLLRGLAGAGGPAVSFDSSFVLVSEYVSKRIQKFWLTGVKANTAEILINLPGNPSKIKRSDTEGEYWVALNVISQQPILFTAPQGLRINGLGMLLETLPLVTGYFNASIAVVQEHNSALYIGSRDTDFVGVFKKGP, from the exons ATGGCAAATCTAAATATTGTTTTCATGTTTTTCTGCTCTCTTCTTCTTGTGGTGTTTGTTTCTGGTAATTCGTACCCATTCTTTAGTAAGATTCAATTGCCACCAGGAGTCACGGGTCCCGAGTCAGCCGCCTTCGACGCAGCTGGAGGAGGACCCTATGTTAGCGTCACTGACGGTAGGGTCCTCAAGTGGGATAGCAAACTCAATGTTTTTGTAGAATTCGCCTACACTGCACCAAATAG GTGCGATGGAACAACTGATCCAAATATGGGGCCTATATGTGGGAGACCGTTGGGTCTAAGCTTCTACTATGCAACGGGGTTTCTTTACATTGTTGATGCTTACTTTGGGTTCCTAGTGGTAGGCCCTCAAGGAGGCCTTGCACTTCAACTTGCCACTAGTGCAGAAGGTGTGCCTTTCAAGTTCACCGATGGCGTAGATGTCGACCAGCAATCTGGACTCGTTTTTTTCACCCATGCTAGCGAAACCTTCAACTTGTG GAATGCAACACAACCGGGTTTTAAACCTGACTCAACTGGAAGGTTGCTAAAATATGACCCAGTGACTAAACAAGTTATCGTGTTGCTAAGAGGGCTAGCAGGGGCAGGTGGCCCGGCTGTGAGCTTCGATAGCTCTTTCGTCCTGGTTTCAGAGTACGTCAGTAAGAGAATTCAAAAGTTTTGGCTCACAGGGGTTAAAGCTAACACCGCTGAGATTCTAATTAACCTTCCTGGAAATCCGAGTAAAATTAAGAGGAGTGATACGGAAGGAGAATATTGGGTAGCACTGAATGTAATTAGTCAACAGCCGATATTATTTACTGCGCCACAGGGTCTGAGGATTAATGGACTCGGAATGTTGCTAGAGACTCTTCCTCTTGTTACAGGGTATTTCAATGCATCTATCGCTGTAGTGCAAGAACATAATTCTGCATTATACATCGGCTCTCGCGATACTGATTTCGTCGGGGTGTTCAAGAAAGGGCCATGA